AAAAATTTTCCGCTGGTTAAACAACGGGTATAACAACTGGGATTCCCCTCATAACATTACGTTTCAATCCATTATGAATATTTTACTGTTAGGAAGTGGTGGCCGGGAGCACGCGCTGGCCTGGAAGATAGCACAAAGCACTGCATGTACACACTTGTACATTGCCCCTGGAAATGCAGGAACAGCTGCTTATGGCACCAATGTGAACATAGGCGTAAGTGATTTTGAGAAGATAAAAGACTTTTGCCTGAACAATAAGATAGATATGCTGGTGCCCGGTTCTGAAGAACCGCTGGTGAAGGGCGTTTATGATTTCTTCAAAGCAGATGCAGCATTACAGCATATTCCGGTGATCGGCCCTTCTGAAGAAGGCGCGCAAATGGAGGGCAGTAAAGCTTTTGCGAAGTTATTCATGCAAAGGCATAACATCCCTACCGCTGCTTACAGGGAGTTCAGTGAAGCCAATTTTGAAGAAGGTGTAGCTTACATCCGCCAGCATGCCGTACCTATTGTATTAAAGGCAGATGGCCTGGCAGCCGGTAAAGGGGTAGTGATCACTTCTTCTCATGATGAAGCGGTACAGGAGTTTGAGGAAATGATCCGCTCTGCCAAGTTTGGAGAAGCAGGTAAAAAAGTAGTGATAGAGCAGTTCCTGACGGGTATAGAACTTTCCGTGTTCGTACTTACGGATGGTAAGAACTATAAGATCCTGCCTACTGCAAAGGATTACAAGCGGATCGGAGAAGGAGATACCGGTTTGAATACCGGCGGCATGGGAGCTGTTTCACCTGTTCCGTTTGCACAGGGGGCTTTTATGGAAATGGTGGAAGACCGTATCATACGCCCTACAGTAGAAGGTTTGGCTAAAGAGAACATTACTTACCAGGGCTTTATATTCTTTGGTTTGATCAATGTGGAAGGAGAACCCTTTGTAATTGAATACAATTGCAGGATGGGCGATCCGGAAACAGAGGTAGTGATCCCGCGTCTGCAGAATGATCTGCTGGAACTGTTTACAGCCGTACAAAAGCAGGCCCTGGATCAGATGACGGTGTATGAAGATCCCCGTGCAGCAGCTACCGTTATGCTGGTAAGCAAAGGATACCCTGAATCCTATGAAAAAGGAAAGGTGATCACAGAGATACCAGCCCCTGCAAAAGACCAGCTGGTGTTCCATGCAGGCACTAAAGCAGATGGAGATCAGGTACTTACAAACGGTGGCCGTGTGATAGCTATAACATCTTTGGCAAGCGATTTGCAGTTAGCGTTGACTCACTCGAGGCAAACTGCAGAGCGCATTCAATTCGATGGTAAGTATTACAGGAGAGATATTGGATATGAATTTGTTAGTTAACATCTTCGTGTTGTATTCTGTATAGATAAGAAAATCCAATAATTGCATCGTATATTCGTTAGAATTATTCATTTTTGCATTCAAATATTTTTGACCGTATCAAACAATGGGCTTCTTTAACTTTTTAACTCAGGAGATTGCAATCGACCTTGGAACTGCCAATACACTGATCATTCACAATGACTCAGTTGTAGTAGACGAGCCTTCCATTGTTGCTATAGAAAGAGCCAGTGGCAAGATCGTTGCTGTAGGCAAAAAAGCGATGATGATGCACGAGAAAACGCATGAATACCTGCGTACGATCCGTCCTTTGAAAGACGGTGTGATTGCAGACTTCAATGCGGCCGAGGGCATGATCCGTGAGCTTATCAAAATGATATACCCTAAAAAGCCATTGTTTGCGCCAAGCTGGCGGATGGTGATATGTATCCCTTCCAGCATCACAGAGGTGGAAAAACGTGCGGTGCGCGACTCTGCTGAGCAGGCAGGTGCAAAAGAAGTATATCTGATCCATGAACCAATGGCTGCCGCCCTTGGTATAGGTATAGACGTAGAAGAACCCGTAGGTAACATGATCATTGATATCGGAGGTGGTACCACCGGTATTTCTGTAATTGCCCTGGCTGGTATCGTGTGCGACCAGAGTATCCGTATTGCAGGTGATGAGTTCACCGCAGATATCATGGAAGCCCTCCGCCGCTATCATAGTTTACTGATCGGTGAAAGAACCGCCGAGCAGATCAAGATCGGCATCGGTTCTGCCCTCAAAGAACTGGATAACCCGCCGGATGATATCCCCGTAAATGGCCGTGACCTTGTAACCGGTATCCCCAAGCAGATCATGGTATCTTATCAGGAGATCGCGGAAGCGCTGGACAAATCAATCTTTAAAATAGAAGAAGCTATCCTGAAAGCGCTGGAAACAACGCCGCCGGAGCTGGCATCAGATATCTACCGCCGTGGTTTATACCTCACCGGTGGTGGTGCGTTATTACGTGGCCTGGATAAACGTTTGAGCCAAAAGATCAAACTGCCTGTGCATGTTGCAGACGATCCGCTGCGCGCCGTAGTAAGAGGTACAGGTATTGCCCTGAAACATATTGGCAAGTATCCATTCCTGATGCAATAAACTTAGTACGATCCCGGTAGCCCTAACCTGCCGGGATTGAAAAATCCGGAACCAAGTGCGAAATCTGATCATTTTCTTAAGGCGGTATTTCAACTTCTTTCTGTTTCTGCTGCTGGAGGTGATTTGTTTTATATTCGTATTCAGGAACAACAACTTCCAGCGTACTGTATACCTCAACTCCGCCAGTAGCATCAGCGGCAAGCTGTACACTAAATACAATAGTGTACAATACTACTTCCATCTTCAATCTACTAACGACAGCCTTGTAAAGGAAAACCTCCGTTTGCACAACGAGGCGGCTTCCAGCTTTGATACCCGCGATACCGGATCCTTTGTTAAGTTCGATACATTAAGGAAATACAGTAATGACACCGCCCGCAAACTGCTGAGCACCGAAATGCGGAAGTTCCTTTACCGGGAAGCCAAAGTGATCAACAACTCCGTGAACCGGGAGATCAATACCATCACTATCCGCCGCGGCAGTAAAGATGGTATCCGTCCGAACATGGGAGTGATCGGGCCTGATGGAGCCGTAGGCGTGGTAAGGAGTGTAAGTGAAAACTACGCCGTGGTGATCTCCCTGTTATATAAGTCTTCCGGGGCCGCCAATAACTCCAACTTCGGCTTCAGTGCCAAACTGAAAAGCTCCGGGGAAATTGGAACGGTTTACTGGGATGGCGCCAGCGGTGGTTATGGTTATATGAAAGATGTGCCCCGCAGTGCCAAACTGCATAAAGGCGATACCATTATCACCAGCGGATTCTCCGCCGTATTCCCTGAAAATATAGCAGTAGGCTATATTGATACCTTCCGGCTGTCAGACAAGTCCAGCACCTCTTACAGCATCCGGATGAAATTTGCTACCAACTTTTACAACCTGCAATATGTGTATGTGATCGAAAACCTGCTGCGCGATGAGCAAACCCGGTTGGAAGATTCTACACGCAACCTGCTAAAATGAGCGTACTGTTAAGAAATATTATCCGTTTTATACTACTGATACTGTTCCAGGTAGTGGTGTTAGATCATATCCTGATCGAGCAGCATGTAAATCCTTACCTGTACATGCTCTTCATTTTGTTATTGCCCTTTAACCTTCCCCGGCCTGCCTTACAGCTCCTGGGTTTTTTACTGGGTATTACCCTCGATATGTTTTCAGATACCTTTGGCCTGCATGCCGCGGCCTGTGTGTTCATTGCGTATCTGCGCCCTTTTATTCTCAACATCCTGTCCCCGCAGGGAGGTTTTGAAGTAACCCAGCGAACACCTTCTGTAACAAGTATGGGTGCCTCGCAATACGCTATCTATGTTTCCGTTTTAGTACTGCTACACAACATCGTATATTTCTGCCTGTCCGTTTTCAGCTTTGCCGATCCCTTATACCTGTTGCTGAAGATCCTGTTGTCCACAGTGGTCAGTCTGTTTTTGGTATTGATATACGAGCTGTTGTTCTTTAGCAGGAAATAAGCATATAATTATTTAATTTAGTTACCTGCATGTCTGTTTATAATCAGCCCAGAAAAAGAGTTATTCAGTTGATCATCCTTGGCATGGTGTCACTCATCGTGGTAAGGTTGTTCTTTTTGCAGGTAGTGGAAACTAAATACTCCAAACTTGCGGATGCCAATGCGGTATTGAAAAAAGTGATCTATCCCAGCCGGGGGATCATTTACGACCGCAAAGGGAGAAGTATTCTGCGCAACGAGGCTTTGTACGACCTGATGGTAACCCCCGCCAGTGTTAAAAAAATAGATACCGCTTATTTATGTGAGATACTGAAGATAGATATGGAAGAGTTCCGCAAGCGGATCGCCAATGCTATCAGAAGAGAGGGGCGTGTACGCCAGTCTGTATTTGCCAGTTTGCTGCCACCGGAAACCTACGGTAAGCTGCAGGAAAGCATGTACCTCTTTCAACCCGGCTTTGAATTATTACTTCGCCCCGTACGTTCTTACCCTTACGGTGCAGGCGCCAACTTCCTTGGATACATCGGTGAAATTTCTCCAAGCCAGCTGAAGAATGCTAATTACAGTGCTTACCAGCAGGGAGATTACCTGGGCCTTACAGGATTGGAGAACACATATGAGAGTACACTTATGGGCCAGCGTGGTATCCAGTACCTCGTGAAAGATAACCTCAACAGGCCACAGGGCCCATTGGAGAATGGAGAGTTTGATACCGTGGCCATTGCAGGTAAAAACCTGCGCCTGGCTTTGGATATTGAATTGCAGATCCTGGGTGAGCAGATGATGAAAGGCAAGGTGGGCAGCATTGTAGCGATAGATCCTGCAACAGGAGGTATCCTGGCAATGGTTAGTGGTCCTACTTTTGACCCGAACTTATTATCCGGTTCCTATAAAGCCCTCAACCTCGGAAGGCTCATGGTAGATACCACCTCCCCGATGCTGAACAGGGCTATCCAGGCTTCCTATGCACCGGGCTCCACATTCAAACCTGTAACCGGATTGATCGCTTTGGATGAAGGTGTGATCACCCCTTCTTTTGGATATCCCTGCCATGGCGGATATGTGCAATGCGGAAGGTTCATTGCCTGTACCCACAAAAATCCGGGTCACGCTGCCAACCTCCGGGTGGCCATGGCCAATTCCTGTAACTCTTATTTCATGCACCTCTACCGTTTGTCTGTAGACAACAACAAATGGGGCGGTACTACAAAAGGACAGGTTAAATGGACGGAATACCTCAGCAACATGGGCTTTGGCCACAGGCTGGGAATTGATATCCCGAACGAAAAATCAGGCGTTATACCAGATACGGCAAGAATGAACAGGCGTTATACCGGCCGCTGGAATTCCTGCTCTGAAGTATATGTGGGAATGGGGCAGGGGCTGTTAGACCTTACGCCACTGCAATTGGCGAATGCGATGTGCATCATTGCCAACAGGGGTTCTTATTATGTACCGCATTTCGTGGAAAGTATAGATAACGATAAGTCTGACCTGCTCAAAAAATACAAAGAGAAACGTGATGTGGCCACACATATCAGCGCAGATGCTTTCTCCCAGGTAATTTTAGGTATGGAAGATGTGGTAACAAGTGGTACAGCAAGAGGTGCGCAGATAGAAGGGGTTGCCGTATGCGGAAAAACAGGTACAGCAGAAAACTACGCCAGGGTGAACGGGGTAATGACCAAACAACCCAACCACTCGCTCTTTGTAGGTTTTGCGCCGAAGGACAATCCTAAGATCGCCATAGCGGTGATTGTAGAGAATGCAGGTTTTGGTGCTACTTATGCAGTACCTATTGCCAGCATTTTGATGGAGAAGTACCTGACGGATACTATTTCTGTAAAACGCAGGCCTATCCTGCAAAGGATGATGGAAACCGTTACCATGTCCGCCCCGATGCGTGCAAAATCAAAAGTGGATTCCCTCAACAGCGTAAGTTATACTGCTACTGCCGGGGAAGAATTGCTCAAAAAGATCCTATCAAATTAACCGATAAAAATGAACCGCTCACAAGCGAAACTTACTGCAGGAATTGACTGGCCCATTTTTGGGCTGTACCTGGCATTGGTAGCAATTGGCCTGATGGCTATTTTCGCTGCTGAGTACAGGGAAGGGGATGATGTGATCCGCAACCTGCTTGGCCAGAATAAAAACTGGGCCCGCCAGGTGCTCTGGCTGGGTGTGTCCATGATCCTGGCCACCGGCATCTGGTTAACGGATAGTAAGTTCTTCACTGCCACAGCTAATCTCTGGTATGCATTCGGGATGTTGTTACTCCTGATCGTATTGGCGATCGGTACCGGGGTGAAGGGTTCCAATTCATGGCTGGAACTAGGCGGTTTCCGCTTTCAGCCGGCAGAGCTCACAAAACTATGTACCAACCTGGCCCTGGCGAAATACCTTTCTTCCATGGAAACGGATTTCTCCAAAATGCGTTCCCGCCTGATAGCAGCAGCCATGGTACTGGTTCCGTGTGCCATCATCATCCTGCAGGATGAAACAGGGCTGGCGCTGGTATATTTCTGTTTCTTCCTGGTGATGTTCCGCGAAGGTTTACCGGCTGCACTGCTGGTGATTGCTTTTTCAGGGATCATCCTGGTATTATCAGCTTTACTTGTAGACAAATACGTTCTCTTATACATCTTTACCGGTATCGCCGCATTGGTGATCTATTTTTCAAGGCGAGAGATCAGGCGTAAGAAATCACGGCTGGCCATGATCCTGTCCATCTGGGCTTTCTGTTCTGCCTTCGTACTCTTTGTAGTGCCTTTTGCTTTTACCAAAGTGCTGAAAGATTACCAGGTACGCCGTATTGAAGTAATGCTGGGTAAAGAGAATGATCCCAAAGCTACTTACAATACCCGCCAGAGTATGATTGCCATTGGTTCCGGTGGTTTCTGGGGAAAAGGATACCTGAAAGGCACACAAACCCGTTTCGACTTTGTGCCGGAACAAAGTACTGACTTTATCTTCTGTACCATCGGGGAAGATTTTGGTTTTGTAGGAAGCCTTGTATTCATAGGATTATATGTTGCCCTGCTCTTCCGGATCATCTTTATTGCAGAACGGCAGCGCTCTACTTTCAGCCGCGTGTATGCGTATGGGGTAGCCAGTATTATCTTCTTCCACCTTGCTATTAATATTTCCATGACCATCGGCCTGGCCCCTGTGATCGGGATTCCGCTGCCACTTGTGAGTTATGGTGGTTCATCCCTGATGACCTTTACCATGCTCATATTTATTATGTTAAGATTGGACGCGGACAGGCAAATGGTATTACGATAAGCCCTACTTTTGTTGTATGGCACGAATCATACCTTTATCAGAAGGAAGTTTTACAGTAGACGGGACCAAGAAATTCCTCCCTTTTGATGATCATAAAGATTCCATGAAAGACAGATCTACAGGCTCTTTGCTCGTAGAGATCCAACCTTTCCTGGTGATCACGGACCGGGACATCCTCTTACTGGATTCCGGACTCGGTTTCCGCAATGCCAACGGCGTATTACAATTACATCAGAACCTCATAGATGAAGGCATCAACCCCATGGAAGTAACCAAGGTGCTGATGAGCCATCTTCATAAAGACCATGCCGGCGGTATCAGTGTGCAGGACCTCATTACAGGAGAACGCAGCCTGAGCTTTCCGCATGCCACTTATTACGTGAACCGCCAGGAGCTGGATTATGCATTTGCCAATGATGGAAAGTCTTATTTAAAAGAAGAAGTGGACCTCCTTACCAAAAGAGATAATGTAGTGCTCACGGAAGGAAATGGCTCTATAGACGGGTATATCCATTATGAAGTAACAGGCGGGCACTGCCCTTATCACCAGGTGTTCCTGATAGACGATGGAGAAGATAAAGTGTTCTTCGGCGGAGATGTGGCTCCCCAGATCTCACAAATGAAAAGCCGGTTCATTGCCAAGTACGATTACGATGGCAAACGTACCATGGAATTGCGGCAGGAGTATATGGAAAGAGGGCAGAAAGAGGATTGGACCTTCCTTTTCTATCACGATACAAAGCAACCCACTACAAAATTCTGATATGAGTAATTTCGCCAACGAATGGCTGCAGGCATGGAATTCGCATGATCTGGACCGGATCATGGAACATTATTCGGAGAACATTGTTTTCTACTCTCCCTTTATCAAAAAAGTAAATAACGATGTCACCGGGCGCATCACCGGTAAAAAGGCTTTACGCGAATACTTCCAGCGCGCACTGTCTGTTTACACAGATCTTCACTTTGAATTATACCATGTATTGGAAGGAGTGGATTCCCAGGTACTGTACTACAAAAGTGTAGGCAACAGGCTGGCGGCAGAAATGATGGCGCTGAATGAAGAAGGGAAGATTTTAGAGGTAAGGGCGCATTATAAAGAGCAGTAGCAAAGGCCGGTAATATAAGAGCGTCCCGGCTATAAGTCGGGATGGCCTGTTACGGCCTCTTCCGCAGCATCCGGTTATCTTTCCTTTCTTTCAGCTGGCGGATCATCATGGCGCGGAACTCCCTTTCGCTCCTGTAAATATTTCCCACTTTACGGGCAGGTAATATTTTCATGAACTCCTGCTTGTAACGGGTTTTTATTTCCAGCATTTTGCGTTCATATCCGAGCTCTTTATCCAGGGCTTCTTCCGCTACGGCATCCGTACGCGGCTGGCCTTTGAGTTCTTTGGCTTTATGTTTACGTTCTGCCAGCAACTCATTTACTTCTTTCGAATATTTCTTATACACCGGCCAGAACTTCTCCGCTTCTTCAGAAGTGAGGTCCAGCTCGCGGGAAATGTACAAGAGTTCAAGTGCTTTGATCTTATCCTGTTTGGCGGCAGCATCTTCCTGTGCAGCATCCTGGGCAATGGCATGCCTGGCAGGTGCCATCACCATGCTTAAAAATCCCATTATCAGCCATATCAGGTTTCTTCTCTTCATGCTCATTATTGATTAAGCGGTAGTTCTTTTAAAAGATTATCCTCCAGGTAACTTTCTATTTCAGCTTCAGAAAGTTCTTCCGGTAATACCGAGGGGGCTTCTTCTTCTAAAGAAACATTTGTAAAGATATTTTCATTATCGAATGCGTCTGTATTTGACTGGAGGAAATCTATAATTTCCTGGTCGCTGATCTGTGCCAGCTGCCTGTCCAGCGAATGCTCATTATAGGATTTGGACAACATCACGGCGCCTATGCTGATCACACCTGCAATAGCTGCTGCGGCAAGGCATCTTTTGAACAGTTTCACCCTGCGGCCCATGGTCACGATCCTGCCGGGCTGTGATTCATTCCTGCGCAGGATCACCTCATGGCCCAATCCCTCAAAATAACTATCCGGTGCAGTAAAAGGTGTTTGTTTTGACATGGAAGCCAGGAGGGGGCTTAGTTCGCTCAGTTCCTCCGCTACTTCCTGCTTATTTTCTGCTGCATGAATGGCCGCCATCAGGTTTGCAGGGAATGATTCAAAATACCCTGCAGGCACTGAATAACCCGGGGGATCTCCCGGAATATCCAAAGAAGGGGCTACCTCCTTTAATTCATCCACTATGTCTTTCCCTTTGTGCATATTAATAAGACAAAATTTATCTGCTATGGTTTAATCAGTTATTTTTAAGGAACTCTTCTACTTTTTTCACGGCATGATGATAAGATGCCTTCAGCGCTCCCTCAGATGTTTCCAATACCCTGCTCATTTCCTCGTATGGCATTTCTTCATAATACCGTAGGTTAAATACCACCCGCTGCTTTTCCGGCAGGCTGAGAATAGCTTTTTGCAGCTTCCATTCCACCTTATTAGCATCATATTGAGTATCTGCCTGGAGTTTATTGCTTAGTCCGGTTTCTACGTCAGACAGGGAAATGGCTGATTTACGTTTCTGCTGATCCAGGAAAGTAAGGCTTTCGTTAGTGGCAATTTTGTACAACCAGGTATACAGGCGGGCATCTTCCCGGAAGGAATCCAGGCTTTTCCAGACCTTAATGAACACATTCTGCAATACATCGTTTGCATCCTCATGGTCTATCACCAGGCGCCGGATATGCCAATACAATCGTTCCTGGTACTTCCGCACAATAAGGGTAAATCCCTTCTCTTTTGTATCCGGCTGTCCATATAGCGCTATTAACTCTTTATCTTCTTGCGTTACAGCCATAGGCGGTTAAACAGTATAAATATTCCTGTAAAATAAATATAACCAATATCACTAAAACGAAAAAAACCATCCTTAGGATGGTTTTTTTACATGGAAGTTTAATCTTCCTCTGAATATTTTAGCCTTTTTTACGGGCAAGTGCCTTTTCAGCTGCCGCAACAATATGCGGTGTGTCCAGGCCATACTTTGTTAATAGTTCTGTGGGTTTGCCACTTTCCCCGAAAGTATCGTTGGTGCCGATATATTCAATGGGGATAGGGAAATTACGGGCTGCCACCTGTGCAACACTGTCTCCCAGGCCACCCAGCACGTTATGTTCTTCTGCAGTTACAGCACAACCTGTTTTTTTGATGGATTTGATGATAGCAGCTTCGTCCAGTGGTTTAATGGTGTGGATATTGATCAGTTCCACGCTGTATCCTTTTTCTTCGAGGATGCGGCCGGCTTCAATACATTTCCATACCAGGTGGCCACAGGCAAAGAGAGTGATATCTGTACCTTCATTGAGCACCTGGGCTTTTCCGATCTGGAACTCCTGGTTCTCAGGGGTAAAATTGGGCCATTTTGGACGGCCAAAACGGAGATAAACCGGTCCTTCATAATCAGCAATAGCAATGGTGGCTGCTTTGGTCTGATTGAAATCACATGGAACGATCACAGTCATGCCCGGCAGCATTTTCATCATACCAATGTCTTCCAGGATCTGGTGGGTAGCACCATCTTCACCTAAAGTTAAACCAGCGTGGGAAGCACAGATCTTCACGTTTTTGCCGGAATAGGCAACAGACTGACGGATCTGGTCGTACACACGGCCAGTGGAAAAGTTCGCGAAAGTGGTAGTGTAGGGAATTTTACCGCCGATGGTCATGCCGGCAGCCACCCCGATCATATTGGCTTCTGCAATACCGCATTGTACAAAGCGGTCCGGGAATTCTTTGATAAAGGCCTGCAATTTCATGGATCCTAACAGGTCCGCAGTGAGTGCTATCACGTTAGGGTTCCTTTTTCCCGCTTCCAGGATACCTTCACCGAATCCTCCACGGGTTTCCTTTTCATTCAATACTTGTATATCTTTTACCATTATGCCTGAGATTTGTGCCGCAAAGCTAGCAAAATAAAGAATTAATTATTTAAAACCCTGTCGCGCAGTGCTATCTCCCACTGCCAGGCTGTGCGCATCATGTCGTCGATACCAAATTGGGGCGCCCATCCCAGTTTTTCCTTTGCTTTTGTATTATTAGCATAGATGGCTATTACATCGCCGGGCCTTTCAGCACCCAGCTCATAATTCAGTTTCACGCCGGAGATCTTTTCGAATGCCTTGATGGCTTCCAGTACAGTTACACCATCTCCGGTACCCAGGTTGAACACCTCGCATTTTTCGCTGTTACGTTTTTCAATCAAATACTGCAGCGCTTTTGTGTGCGCGTTGGCAATATCGCTTACATGTACGTAATCGCGGATGCAGGAACCATCGCGGGTAGGGTATTGGGTACCAAAAACCGTTACCTTGGGCAGTTTGCCGATAGCGGTTTGTGTGATAACGGGTACCAGGTTATCCGGTTTGCCCAGGGGCAGTTCTCCGATCAGTGCAGAAGCGTGTGCGCCTACCGGATTAAAATAACGGAGCAGGATGTTCTGTGTATCGTTCACCCGGCTGAAGTCCTCAATCATCTGCTCGCCCATTTGTTTGGTACGCGCATATGGGCTCTGGGCTTCACCCAACGGAGTTTCTTCCACTACCGGCAAGGCAGTGGTATTGCCATATACGGAGCAGGAAGAAGAGAATACAAAGTTAGGGATCTTATATTCCTTGATGCATTTCAGCACATTTACAAGGGAAGTGAGGTTGTTCTGAAAATAGAACAAAGGATCATTAACAGATTCACCCACACTTTTCAGGGCGGCAAAATGAATAACGCCTACAATATCCCTGTTTTCATGAAACACGGCATTGGTATCTTCCAGGTTGCAGAGGTCCACTTTATAATTGCGTACCTTTTTACCGGTGATCTTTTCCACGCCGTCCAGCAGTTGCGGTGTACTGCGGATATTACTGTCTACGGAAACAACGTCAAATCCATTATTGATCAGATCTACGATGGTATGGGATCCTATGTATCCACAACCTCCTGTGACGAGGACTTTTTGCATTGCTTATTGGTTAGATGTTAGATGAGATAAAAGTAATACAGCCGATTTATTTTACCAGGTTCATTAAATATTCCCCGTAACCGCTCTTCACCAGAGGTTTTGCGAGCGTTTCCAGTTGTGCTTTATCAATGAACCCTTTGCGATAAGCGATCTCTTCAATACAGGCTACTTTAATACCCTGCCTTTGTTCTATCACCTGTACAAACTGGGAGGCCTGCATCAGTGAATCAAAAGTTCCTGTATCCAGCCAGGCGGTGCCGCGTGGCAGAACGGATACTTTTAATTTACCCCTGCGCAGGTATTCCCTGTTCACATCTGTGATCTCATATTCCCCACGTGGGCTGGGTTGCAGCTTTTCTGCAATGTCCACCACATCATTATCATAAAAATATAAACCCGGTACAGCGTAGCTTGACTTGGGTTTTGCCGGTTTTTCCTCAATGGATACCGCCTGCATATTGGCATCAAATTCTACTACACCATAACGTTCCGGGTCTGATACCTGGTATGCATATACGATTCCGCCTTCAGGATTGGCATTATTAGCCAGTTGGGTGCCCAACCCGGCTCCGTAAAAGATATTATCTCCCAAAACCAGCGCTACATTATCCTTTCCGATAAATTCCTTTCCTATCACAAAAGCCTGTGCCAGTCCATTGGGAACGGCTTGCTCTGCATAAGACAATTGCAGGCCAAACTGCTTGCCATCACCAAACAGGCGTTGGAAAGAAGGAAGGTCGTGCGGGGTACTGATGATCAATATTTCCCGGATACCAGCCAGCATCAGGGTGGAAAGGGGGTAATAGATCATCGGTTTGTCGTACACCGGCATGATCTGTTTACTGATAGCATATGTAATGGGGTGCAGCCTGGTCCCTGAACCGCCTGCGAGAATAATTCCTTTCATGGAAAATCAATCTTTTGGAGGCACAAAAATAGGCGGTCTTCTTTACTTGCCATAATTTGATTTGTAAAAAAAGAAAAGCCCCCGTGGTTGCGGGGGCTTTTCCTGTATATAAAGCACATAAGGCTTAAATAAAGA
This DNA window, taken from Chitinophaga niabensis, encodes the following:
- a CDS encoding transketolase family protein, giving the protein MVKDIQVLNEKETRGGFGEGILEAGKRNPNVIALTADLLGSMKLQAFIKEFPDRFVQCGIAEANMIGVAAGMTIGGKIPYTTTFANFSTGRVYDQIRQSVAYSGKNVKICASHAGLTLGEDGATHQILEDIGMMKMLPGMTVIVPCDFNQTKAATIAIADYEGPVYLRFGRPKWPNFTPENQEFQIGKAQVLNEGTDITLFACGHLVWKCIEAGRILEEKGYSVELINIHTIKPLDEAAIIKSIKKTGCAVTAEEHNVLGGLGDSVAQVAARNFPIPIEYIGTNDTFGESGKPTELLTKYGLDTPHIVAAAEKALARKKG
- a CDS encoding nuclear transport factor 2 family protein, with the translated sequence MSNFANEWLQAWNSHDLDRIMEHYSENIVFYSPFIKKVNNDVTGRITGKKALREYFQRALSVYTDLHFELYHVLEGVDSQVLYYKSVGNRLAAEMMALNEEGKILEVRAHYKEQ
- the rfbA gene encoding glucose-1-phosphate thymidylyltransferase RfbA, translating into MKGIILAGGSGTRLHPITYAISKQIMPVYDKPMIYYPLSTLMLAGIREILIISTPHDLPSFQRLFGDGKQFGLQLSYAEQAVPNGLAQAFVIGKEFIGKDNVALVLGDNIFYGAGLGTQLANNANPEGGIVYAYQVSDPERYGVVEFDANMQAVSIEEKPAKPKSSYAVPGLYFYDNDVVDIAEKLQPSPRGEYEITDVNREYLRRGKLKVSVLPRGTAWLDTGTFDSLMQASQFVQVIEQRQGIKVACIEEIAYRKGFIDKAQLETLAKPLVKSGYGEYLMNLVK
- a CDS encoding RNA polymerase sigma factor, producing the protein MAVTQEDKELIALYGQPDTKEKGFTLIVRKYQERLYWHIRRLVIDHEDANDVLQNVFIKVWKSLDSFREDARLYTWLYKIATNESLTFLDQQKRKSAISLSDVETGLSNKLQADTQYDANKVEWKLQKAILSLPEKQRVVFNLRYYEEMPYEEMSRVLETSEGALKASYHHAVKKVEEFLKNN
- the galE gene encoding UDP-glucose 4-epimerase GalE: MQKVLVTGGCGYIGSHTIVDLINNGFDVVSVDSNIRSTPQLLDGVEKITGKKVRNYKVDLCNLEDTNAVFHENRDIVGVIHFAALKSVGESVNDPLFYFQNNLTSLVNVLKCIKEYKIPNFVFSSSCSVYGNTTALPVVEETPLGEAQSPYARTKQMGEQMIEDFSRVNDTQNILLRYFNPVGAHASALIGELPLGKPDNLVPVITQTAIGKLPKVTVFGTQYPTRDGSCIRDYVHVSDIANAHTKALQYLIEKRNSEKCEVFNLGTGDGVTVLEAIKAFEKISGVKLNYELGAERPGDVIAIYANNTKAKEKLGWAPQFGIDDMMRTAWQWEIALRDRVLNN